The genome window GCTGGATGATGAACATGTCCTCACCGCGGACGTTCTCATAAACTTCGACGAAAATCTCGCCGTCGTTGAACCGTTCGACCCGCGCATCGACGAGCCCCACGTTAACGCCGCGATGCAGCGACATGCGCCGCGCGATGGCCTTGGCAAGCGGCATATTGGCATTGCCTGATATCAGTTTTGGTTCTGAAGTGCGTGGCATAGGGGCTCCGGAGCAGCGGTAGGTTGCAGATTCGTGACGTTGACACCGCTTAGCATGCGCTTACGGTCTGGCAAAGCTGCACCGCCCCCGAAGGAGAGCCAAATGGCCCGGATCGATTATTTTTTCGCAACCCTGTCACCCTATTGCTACCTTGCCGGGAATCGGCTTGAGGCAATTGCTGAAAAGCACGGTGCTGAGATCGTGTACAAGCCTTTCGACATTATCGCGGCCTTCCCCCGCACGGGTGGCATGCCTCCGGCAGAGCGGCACCCAAGCCGCAATGAGTACCGCGCCCAAGACCTGCCGCGTCAGGCGCGCAAGCTGGGTCTGCCCTTCAACCTCAAGCCCGCGCATTGGCCCACCAACGGCGCGCCTGCGGCCTATGCGGTGATCGCCGCGCAGAATGCCGGTGGCGGTGATCTGGGCAAGCTGACCCATGCCATCACCCGCGCTGTCTGGGCCGAAGAAAAGGACATCGGCCATGACGATGTGGTCCGGGCGTGTCTGGAAGAGGCGGGTTTTGACCCCGATCTGGCGAACAGCGGCTTGCTGCAAGGGGCCGAGACCTATGCCGCCAACCTTGAGGAAGCCGTCACTCAAGGTGTCTTTGGGGCGCCTTTCTATATCGTTGGGGATCAGCGGTTCTGGGGGCAGGACCGTCTGGAAGATCTTGATCTGCACCTCGGGGGCAAGCTGTGATCCCAGAGGTCAACGCGCGCCGTTTCGGTCACGGCCCGCGCCCGGCCTTGGCGATCCATTGCTCGCTTGCGCACTCCGGTGCGTGGCGGGGCGTTGGGGCTGCCCTGTCGGACGAGCTGACCCTGCGGGCGTTCGATCTGCCGATGCACGGGCGGTCGGGCGATTGGGACGGGCAGGGCAATATCCACGACGTGGCAACCGACATGGCGCTCAGCCTGCTCGAAGCGCCGATGGACCTGATCGGCCATTCCTTTGGCGCGACGGTCGCGCTGCGGCTGGCGATCGAGCATCCCGAGTTGGTGCGCAGCGTTACCTTGATTGAGCCGGTCTATTTCGCCGCAGCCAAGGAGGATGATCCTGACGCGATGGCCGAATACAACGAACAGAATATGGCATTTGAGGCCGCCTTGGTCGAGGGCGACAAGGAGACCGCTGCACGGCTGTTCAACCGGGTCTGGGGCGATGGCACGAAATGGGACCAGATTCCCGAACCGACCCGCGCCTACATGGTGGATCGGATCGGTTTCATCCCCGCCTCTTCGCCCTTCCTCGGAGAGGACAGCGCCGGGTTGCTGGCGCCGGGCATGTTCGACCGCGCGTCAATGCCCGCGCTGTTGGTAGAGGGAAGCGCGTCGCCCAAAGCGGCGCTTGCGATCAATGCGTCGCTGATGCGCCGCCTGCCGAACGCACGGCGGGTTTCAGTCGAAGGGGCAGGGCATATGGTGCCGATCACGCACCCCGCCGAAGTCGCCGAAGCGATACGCGATTTCCTGAACGACCTGCCGCTGGCGTGACTGCTTAGAAGTGGCTTAGGAACTGGTCGATCTGGTCGCGGCTGATCGACCAGTCGCAGACCATCCGCGCGGCCAACATCTCGTCATCGTCGCCCTCCAGCGTGCCATCCCAGAGGTAATAGCGCGCGCCTGCATCATGCAACTTGCGGTGAATGGCGCGGGGGAAACGGGCGAAGATCATATTGGCCGCGGGCTCATGCAGAAACTCTGCCCCGGCCTTGCGCAAACCTTCGGCCAGATAGGCAGCATTGGCATTGGCAGCCGTAGCCGTTTCCAGCCAAGCGCCGTCCGCGAGGTAGCCCGCCATCTGCGCCGAGAGAAAGCGGTGTTTGGAAAACAGATGCGCCCCGCGCTTGCGGCGTAGTTCAAACTCCCACGCTTTTTTGGGGTCGAAAAAGACGACCGCCTCGACACCCATGCAGCCGTTCTTGGTGCCGCCGAAGCTGACCACATCAACGCCAGACTTCCACGTCATCTCAGCTGGCGTGCAGCCCAAGGCCACCAGCGCATTGGCAAAACGCGCGCCGTCCATATGCACGGGCAGGTCGTATTCCTTGGCCACCGCTGTCAGGGCCTGCAATTCTTCAAGGCTGTGCACCCCGCCGCGTTCCGTCACCTGTGTGATCGACACCGGGCCGCGTTGCGGCGTGTGCACATCGCCCGCCGCCCGCGCGACGATGGCGCGGCGCAGGGCGTCGGGGGTCATCTTGTCGTCGGTTTCTACCAGTGTCAGCTTGGCCGCACCTGCGTAGAACTCCGGGGCGTTGCACTCATCCTCTTCGATATGCGCGACCTTGGAGCAGAAGATTGTCTGCCACGGCTGGGTATAGCAGGCCAGCGCAAGCGCATTGGCCGCGGTGCCGGTGGCGACGAGGTAAACCTCGGCCTCAGGTGCCTCAAACTGTTCGCGAATCTGCGCGCGCACCTCATCCATGATCGAGTCTTTGCCGTAGGGCATGGCGTAGTCGCTGTTGGCGGCGATCACGCGCTCCATCACCTTTGGGTGGACGGGGCCGGCGTTGTCAGAGGCGAAAAACATCAGGTGGGCTCCTCGATAATATGGTCTTCCCATTCTTCGAACGGGGTATCAAATTCGGACACGGTATCAAATTGCACGCTGACCCCGGCGTCATGCACGCTGTCGGGGGTGCCGGTCAGCAGGGGGTGCCACTCGGGCAGGGGCTTGCCCTCCCACAGCAGGCGGTAAGCGCAGGTCTGCGGCATCCAATAGGCGTGGGTATCAAGGTTGTCAGGGCGTAGCACGATGCAGTCGGGCACGAATTCATGGCGGTTCTCGTAATGCACACAGCGGCAGGTGCTATCATCAAGCAGGCGGCAGGCGACGCGGGTCAGGGCTACTTCGCCGCTGTCTTCGTCTTCAAGCTTGTTCAGACAGCATTTGCCGCAGCCATCGCAAAGCGCCTCCCATTCGGTCTGCGACATCTCTTTAAGCGGCTTCTTCTCCCAAAATTTCGGGGCAAGGCCCTTGCGGGGAATCGGGTCGCTCATAAGACCTCCAGAATGGCGCGTGCGCGGGTGCAGTCGGCGTCCATCTGGGTAATCAGCGCGTCGAGGCTGTCGAACTTTTCTTCTCCGCGCAGATGTTCGACCAAGGCGATGGACAGCGGAGTGCCATAGAGATCACCCTTGAAATCAAAGAGATAGGTTTCAAGGTTGGCTTTGTTTTCACCGAACATCGGTCGCACGCCAAGGCTCGCCGCGCCGTGGTAGCTGCCTTGATGCGGCCCTTTCAGCACGTCCACCAGAACGGCATAGACGCCAAAGGCAGGCGGGTGCAGCCCGTCGATGGACATGTTCGCGGTCGGAAACCCAAGCTCGCGACCGCGCTGCTCGCCCGAGATCACAGGCCCGTCGATGCGGTGCCAATGACCCAACATCGCCGCCGCTTCGCGGGTGGCACCGCGGGTCAGTGCTTCGCGGATCGCGGTTGAGGACACGGTGAGGTCATCGCGCTCCATCAGCGGGGCGATGGTGACGCCGAAACCATATTGCGCGCCGAAACTGACGAGATCTTCCGCCGTGCCCGCGCGACCCTTACCAAAGCAGAAGTCTGCGCCGACAACCACATGCGCCAGCCCAAGCCCTTCGTGCAGCACGTCGCGGGCGAATGCCTCGGGCGTAAGCCCCGCAAGCGTACCGTTAAAAGCCAGTTCATAAAGCCGTTCGACGCCGATCTTTTCGAGCCGATGCGCGCGGGCTTCGCGGCCCATCAGGCGAAAGGGCGGGGCGTCGGGGGCGAAAT of Sulfitobacter sp. DSM 110093 contains these proteins:
- a CDS encoding 2-hydroxychromene-2-carboxylate isomerase, which produces MARIDYFFATLSPYCYLAGNRLEAIAEKHGAEIVYKPFDIIAAFPRTGGMPPAERHPSRNEYRAQDLPRQARKLGLPFNLKPAHWPTNGAPAAYAVIAAQNAGGGDLGKLTHAITRAVWAEEKDIGHDDVVRACLEEAGFDPDLANSGLLQGAETYAANLEEAVTQGVFGAPFYIVGDQRFWGQDRLEDLDLHLGGKL
- a CDS encoding alpha/beta hydrolase: MIPEVNARRFGHGPRPALAIHCSLAHSGAWRGVGAALSDELTLRAFDLPMHGRSGDWDGQGNIHDVATDMALSLLEAPMDLIGHSFGATVALRLAIEHPELVRSVTLIEPVYFAAAKEDDPDAMAEYNEQNMAFEAALVEGDKETAARLFNRVWGDGTKWDQIPEPTRAYMVDRIGFIPASSPFLGEDSAGLLAPGMFDRASMPALLVEGSASPKAALAINASLMRRLPNARRVSVEGAGHMVPITHPAEVAEAIRDFLNDLPLA
- a CDS encoding beta-eliminating lyase-related protein; the encoded protein is MFFASDNAGPVHPKVMERVIAANSDYAMPYGKDSIMDEVRAQIREQFEAPEAEVYLVATGTAANALALACYTQPWQTIFCSKVAHIEEDECNAPEFYAGAAKLTLVETDDKMTPDALRRAIVARAAGDVHTPQRGPVSITQVTERGGVHSLEELQALTAVAKEYDLPVHMDGARFANALVALGCTPAEMTWKSGVDVVSFGGTKNGCMGVEAVVFFDPKKAWEFELRRKRGAHLFSKHRFLSAQMAGYLADGAWLETATAANANAAYLAEGLRKAGAEFLHEPAANMIFARFPRAIHRKLHDAGARYYLWDGTLEGDDDEMLAARMVCDWSISRDQIDQFLSHF
- a CDS encoding YcgN family cysteine cluster protein produces the protein MSDPIPRKGLAPKFWEKKPLKEMSQTEWEALCDGCGKCCLNKLEDEDSGEVALTRVACRLLDDSTCRCVHYENRHEFVPDCIVLRPDNLDTHAYWMPQTCAYRLLWEGKPLPEWHPLLTGTPDSVHDAGVSVQFDTVSEFDTPFEEWEDHIIEEPT
- a CDS encoding bifunctional riboflavin kinase/FAD synthetase; the encoded protein is MRIIRDYQFVDLPDRGATAAIGNFDGVHLGHRSVIELAQRAAPDAPLGVVTFEPHPREYFAPDAPPFRLMGREARAHRLEKIGVERLYELAFNGTLAGLTPEAFARDVLHEGLGLAHVVVGADFCFGKGRAGTAEDLVSFGAQYGFGVTIAPLMERDDLTVSSTAIREALTRGATREAAAMLGHWHRIDGPVISGEQRGRELGFPTANMSIDGLHPPAFGVYAVLVDVLKGPHQGSYHGAASLGVRPMFGENKANLETYLFDFKGDLYGTPLSIALVEHLRGEEKFDSLDALITQMDADCTRARAILEVL